A window from Streptomyces sp. NBC_00335 encodes these proteins:
- a CDS encoding DivIVA domain-containing protein, translating to MIVFAFLLIALVVVVAGVTLAVAGGGSEAVLPEAEPDRLSDALPENRPVVRADIDELRLPVAPRGYRMSDVDDVLERLAAELAERDARIAELTAAAAPASVSVSASASAEGSVDLTKAAEQ from the coding sequence TTGATCGTGTTCGCGTTCTTGCTCATCGCGCTGGTCGTGGTCGTCGCCGGAGTCACCCTCGCGGTGGCCGGCGGAGGGTCCGAGGCCGTGCTGCCGGAGGCCGAGCCCGACCGGCTGTCCGACGCGCTGCCGGAGAACCGTCCCGTCGTACGGGCGGACATCGACGAGCTGCGTCTGCCCGTGGCCCCGCGCGGCTACCGGATGTCCGACGTGGACGACGTACTGGAGCGGCTGGCGGCGGAGCTGGCGGAGCGTGATGCGCGGATCGCGGAGCTCACGGCAGCGGCGGCGCCGGCTTCTGTCTCTGTCTCTGCCTCTGCTTCGGCTGAAGGCTCGGTGGACCTGACCAAGGCGGCCGAGCAGTGA
- a CDS encoding DUF6113 family protein, with amino-acid sequence MTGPAAIGNAGRIAVLLGLLAAGALTGVAGWLVVDLWFPGGLLLALLALFGLFLGARIALGTGIGVGAATGGWFLAYVILGVPRPEGDFLLGSSGIGMYAYLLGGVVLAVMCATMRIAKDRPLSAAGNAK; translated from the coding sequence ATGACCGGGCCGGCGGCCATCGGGAACGCGGGGCGGATCGCCGTCCTGCTCGGCCTGTTGGCGGCGGGGGCGCTGACCGGAGTCGCCGGCTGGCTCGTCGTCGACCTGTGGTTCCCGGGCGGACTGCTCCTCGCCCTCCTCGCGCTCTTCGGCCTGTTCCTCGGCGCCCGGATCGCACTGGGCACCGGCATCGGGGTGGGAGCGGCCACCGGCGGCTGGTTCCTCGCCTACGTGATCCTCGGTGTGCCCCGGCCGGAGGGGGACTTCCTGCTCGGTTCGTCCGGAATCGGCATGTACGCCTACCTTTTGGGTGGAGTGGTGCTCGCTGTGATGTGCGCCACGATGAGAATCGCGAAGGACCGGCCGCTTTCGGCCGCCGGGAACGCCAAGTGA
- the fdxA gene encoding ferredoxin, whose product MTYVIAEPCVDVKDKACIEECPVDCIYEGQRSLYIHPDECVDCGACEPVCPVEAIFYEDDTPEEWKDYYKANVEFFDELGSPGGASKLGLIERDHPFIAALPADINPSH is encoded by the coding sequence GTGACCTACGTCATCGCGGAGCCTTGTGTCGACGTCAAGGACAAGGCATGCATCGAAGAGTGCCCCGTCGACTGCATCTACGAGGGCCAGCGGTCCTTGTACATCCACCCGGACGAGTGCGTCGACTGTGGTGCCTGTGAGCCGGTCTGCCCGGTCGAGGCCATCTTCTACGAGGACGACACTCCGGAGGAGTGGAAGGACTACTACAAGGCGAACGTCGAGTTCTTCGACGAGCTCGGTTCGCCCGGTGGTGCCTCCAAGCTCGGCCTGATCGAGCGCGACCACCCCTTCATCGCTGCGCTTCCGGCGGACATCAACCCGAGCCACTGA
- the folP gene encoding dihydropteroate synthase, which produces MLRLGRREFDDHETVIMAIVNRTPDSFYDQGATFRDEPALDRVEQAVAEGAAIIDIGGVKAGPGEHVDAVEEARRTVGFVAEVRRRHPDVVISVDTWRHEVGEAVCEAGADLLNDAWGGVDPKLAEVAARYGAGIVCTHAGGVEPRTRPHRTEYEDVMADILRVTVGLAERAAALGVPRESIMIDPGHDFGKNTRHSLEATRRLSEMAETGWPVLVSLSNKDFVGETLDKPVKERLLGTLATTAVSAWLGAQVYRVHEVAETKQVLDMVRSIQGHRPPAVARRGLA; this is translated from the coding sequence ATGCTGCGACTGGGCAGGCGCGAGTTCGACGACCACGAGACGGTGATCATGGCCATCGTGAACCGGACCCCTGACTCCTTCTACGACCAGGGAGCGACCTTCCGCGACGAGCCGGCCCTGGACCGGGTCGAGCAGGCGGTGGCCGAGGGCGCCGCGATCATCGACATCGGCGGGGTGAAGGCGGGTCCCGGCGAGCACGTGGACGCGGTGGAGGAGGCCCGGCGCACGGTGGGCTTCGTCGCCGAGGTCCGCCGCCGCCACCCCGACGTGGTGATCAGCGTCGACACCTGGCGCCACGAGGTCGGCGAGGCCGTCTGCGAGGCCGGTGCCGATCTCCTCAACGACGCGTGGGGCGGGGTGGACCCGAAGCTCGCGGAGGTCGCTGCGCGGTACGGCGCGGGCATCGTCTGCACCCACGCGGGCGGGGTCGAGCCGCGGACCCGGCCGCACCGGACCGAGTACGAGGACGTGATGGCCGACATCCTGCGCGTCACGGTCGGCCTGGCCGAACGCGCCGCGGCCCTGGGCGTCCCCCGCGAGTCGATCATGATCGACCCGGGCCACGACTTCGGGAAGAACACCCGCCACTCCCTGGAGGCCACCCGCCGCCTCTCGGAGATGGCGGAGACGGGCTGGCCGGTCCTGGTCTCCCTCTCCAACAAGGACTTCGTCGGCGAGACCCTCGACAAGCCCGTGAAGGAACGCCTCCTGGGCACCCTGGCCACGACGGCCGTCTCGGCCTGGCTGGGCGCCCAGGTCTACCGCGTCCACGAGGTCGCGGAAACCAAGCAGGTCCTGGACATGGTCCGCTCCATCCAGGGCCACCGGCCCCCGGCGGTCGCCCGCCGGGGGCTGGCGTAG
- a CDS encoding ATP-binding protein, with the protein MSLPLTRRIARAALLLAAGAAPVVGAAGAASAAGLESVPQLGALTAPDATVAAAGDTATDAVPASTLPAPAPADEVTGAAGSLLAGLPLAGGGLPGGGLPGGLPGGLPGGLPGLG; encoded by the coding sequence ATGTCCCTCCCCCTGACCCGCCGGATCGCCCGTGCCGCGCTGCTCCTCGCAGCCGGGGCAGCGCCCGTGGTCGGTGCGGCCGGCGCGGCCAGCGCCGCGGGCCTGGAGTCCGTGCCGCAGCTGGGCGCGCTCACCGCGCCGGACGCGACGGTCGCCGCCGCGGGCGACACCGCCACCGATGCCGTGCCCGCCTCGACCCTGCCGGCGCCCGCGCCCGCCGACGAGGTGACCGGCGCCGCGGGCAGCCTGTTGGCCGGGCTGCCGCTCGCCGGCGGCGGGCTTCCGGGTGGCGGCCTGCCGGGCGGACTGCCCGGCGGTCTCCCGGGCGGCCTGCCCGGCCTCGGCTAG
- a CDS encoding GNAT family N-acetyltransferase, which translates to MEITAGGRLEIRITPADVGKRVSVRRVEHGSTGAPCFTDTVGVLTSWNSGVVTITRKTGESVRIAESALVAGKVVPAAPARRRGPAASFEELARVCARAWVPLESEPLGEWTLRAAGGFTRRANSVLPLGDPGTPLDDALARVTSWYAQRGLPAYVQTATGAAGTQELLCAELEDRGWVREVSAEVQVGGLAAVGDLDVDDAVVAGVRLTRAPDEEWLSRYGRVKDPETARRVLTAGPSVWFATVPGRAIGRLVVDGRWAGFAAVEVGPEHRRRGLASAVMAALARRALQEGASAAWLQVENDNTGARALYEGMGFGTHHSYHHYRRAAQ; encoded by the coding sequence GTGGAAATCACTGCCGGTGGACGGCTGGAGATCCGGATTACACCCGCTGACGTGGGTAAACGTGTCTCTGTGCGACGGGTGGAGCACGGCTCGACCGGAGCCCCCTGTTTCACGGACACCGTAGGGGTTCTCACATCCTGGAACTCGGGTGTGGTGACGATCACACGAAAGACCGGCGAGTCCGTCCGCATCGCGGAATCCGCGCTGGTGGCGGGCAAGGTCGTACCGGCCGCGCCGGCCCGGCGCAGGGGTCCCGCGGCCTCCTTCGAGGAGCTCGCGCGGGTCTGTGCGCGGGCCTGGGTGCCGCTGGAGAGCGAGCCGCTGGGCGAGTGGACGCTGCGCGCGGCCGGCGGATTCACCCGCCGGGCCAACTCCGTACTGCCGCTCGGCGATCCCGGGACCCCGCTGGACGATGCACTCGCGCGAGTGACCTCCTGGTACGCGCAGCGTGGTCTTCCGGCCTACGTACAGACCGCCACGGGGGCGGCGGGCACGCAGGAGCTGCTGTGCGCGGAGCTGGAGGACCGGGGCTGGGTCCGCGAGGTGTCGGCGGAGGTGCAGGTCGGCGGGCTGGCGGCGGTCGGGGACCTGGACGTGGACGATGCCGTGGTCGCGGGCGTACGCCTCACCCGTGCTCCGGACGAGGAGTGGCTCTCCCGCTACGGGCGGGTGAAGGACCCCGAGACCGCCCGCCGGGTGCTGACGGCGGGGCCCTCGGTGTGGTTCGCGACGGTGCCGGGCCGGGCCATCGGGCGGCTCGTGGTGGACGGCCGGTGGGCCGGGTTCGCGGCCGTCGAGGTCGGCCCGGAGCACCGGCGCCGGGGCCTCGCCTCGGCCGTGATGGCGGCGCTGGCGCGGCGCGCCCTTCAGGAGGGCGCCTCGGCGGCCTGGCTCCAGGTGGAGAACGACAACACCGGGGCGCGGGCGCTGTACGAGGGAATGGGCTTCGGGACGCACCACTCCTACCACCACTACCGCCGGGCGGCGCAGTGA
- a CDS encoding DNA-3-methyladenine glycosylase I — MSGVLAGPDGGLRCPWGLATEEYIAYHDTEWGRTVHGDDALYERLCLEAFQSGLSWLTILRRREGFRKAFAGFEIAAVADFGAADVERLLADEGIIRNRAKVEATLANAKTLAGWGEGELDALIWSHAPAPGRAPKSTTEIPAVTPESTALAKALKKAGIRFVGPTTAYALMQACGLVNDHLARCVSRDLP, encoded by the coding sequence GTGAGCGGAGTGCTCGCCGGACCCGACGGGGGCCTGCGGTGCCCCTGGGGGCTGGCCACCGAGGAGTACATCGCGTACCACGACACGGAGTGGGGCCGTACGGTCCACGGCGACGACGCGCTGTACGAGCGACTGTGCCTGGAAGCCTTCCAGTCGGGGCTGTCCTGGCTGACGATCCTGCGCCGGCGCGAGGGGTTCCGGAAGGCCTTCGCGGGCTTCGAGATCGCCGCGGTGGCGGATTTCGGGGCGGCCGACGTGGAACGGCTCCTCGCGGACGAGGGGATCATCCGGAACCGGGCCAAGGTCGAGGCGACCCTCGCCAACGCCAAGACCCTGGCCGGGTGGGGCGAGGGCGAACTGGACGCGCTGATCTGGTCCCACGCGCCGGCGCCGGGGCGGGCCCCGAAGAGCACCACCGAGATCCCGGCGGTGACTCCGGAGTCCACGGCGCTGGCCAAGGCCCTGAAGAAGGCGGGCATCCGCTTCGTGGGCCCCACGACGGCCTACGCCCTGATGCAGGCCTGCGGCCTGGTCAACGACCACCTGGCCCGCTGCGTCTCCCGCGACCTGCCCTGA
- the dapC gene encoding succinyldiaminopimelate transaminase yields MAAVSARLPVFPWDKLEPYKATASAHPDGIVDLSVGTPVDPVPELIQRALIEAADSPGYPTVWGTPALRDAISGWVRTRLGASAAGHRNVLPVVGSKELVAWLPTQLGLGAGDQVAYPRLAYPTYEVGARLCGAEPVVYDDPTTDLDPARVKLLWLNSPSNPTGKVLPKEELVRIVAWAREHGILIFSDECYLELGWEAEPVSVLHDEVCGGSYEGIVAVHSLSKRSNLAGYRAAFIAGDAEVLGELLQIRKHGGMMTPAPVQAATVAALGDDVHVEEQRVRYAARRATLRTALEAHGFRVEHSEASLYLWVTRDEPCWDTVAHLAGLGILVAPGDFYGEAGAHFVRVAFTATDERVGAAAKRLAP; encoded by the coding sequence GTGGCCGCAGTCTCAGCCCGTCTCCCCGTCTTCCCCTGGGACAAGCTGGAGCCGTACAAGGCAACGGCGTCGGCCCACCCGGACGGAATCGTCGACCTCTCCGTCGGCACCCCCGTCGACCCGGTGCCGGAGCTGATCCAGCGCGCCCTGATCGAGGCCGCGGACTCCCCGGGCTACCCCACGGTGTGGGGCACCCCCGCCCTGCGCGACGCCATCTCCGGCTGGGTGCGCACCCGCCTCGGCGCGAGCGCCGCCGGACACCGCAACGTCCTGCCGGTCGTCGGCTCCAAGGAACTGGTGGCCTGGCTGCCCACCCAGCTGGGCCTGGGCGCCGGCGACCAGGTGGCGTACCCCCGCCTCGCCTACCCGACGTACGAGGTCGGCGCGCGGCTGTGCGGCGCCGAGCCGGTGGTCTACGACGATCCCACCACCGATCTCGACCCGGCCCGCGTGAAGCTGCTGTGGCTCAACTCCCCGTCCAACCCCACCGGCAAGGTCCTCCCCAAGGAGGAGCTCGTACGCATCGTGGCCTGGGCGCGCGAGCACGGGATCCTGATCTTCAGCGACGAGTGCTACCTGGAGCTGGGCTGGGAGGCCGAGCCCGTCTCCGTCCTGCACGACGAGGTCTGCGGGGGCTCGTACGAGGGCATCGTCGCCGTCCACTCGCTCTCCAAGCGGTCCAACCTGGCCGGCTACCGGGCGGCCTTCATCGCCGGTGACGCCGAGGTCCTGGGCGAGCTGCTCCAGATCCGCAAGCACGGCGGCATGATGACCCCCGCCCCCGTGCAGGCGGCCACGGTGGCGGCCCTGGGCGACGACGTACACGTCGAGGAGCAGCGGGTGCGCTACGCGGCCCGCCGCGCGACGCTGCGCACGGCCCTGGAGGCGCACGGCTTCCGCGTCGAGCACAGCGAGGCCAGCCTGTACCTGTGGGTGACCCGGGACGAGCCCTGCTGGGACACGGTCGCCCACCTGGCCGGGCTCGGCATCCTGGTCGCACCCGGCGACTTCTACGGCGAGGCGGGCGCGCACTTCGTCCGCGTCGCCTTCACGGCCACGGACGAACGCGTCGGGGCGGCGGCCAAGCGGCTGGCGCCGTAG
- a CDS encoding transglutaminase-like domain-containing protein, with translation MTSPWRERFAAEARAERPDLAALCLLLAAEGDPELDERAMDWAQIELDRLAGMLPYGLRGARAWASAVSELLGVRMGFHGTPADYDRLSSSLLHEVLRRRRGLPILLSVVWLEVARRAGAPVYGLALPGHFVVGFGDPEEGVVVDPFAGGASLGAGPAELAAGPRTAARTMDIVLRILNNIRAWASSRPEHSGVALWALELALLLPSHPAALRYERAKLLVERGEFAAGAAEMESYAVVVDVIDPPSAVRIRAEAMAARALLN, from the coding sequence GTGACCTCGCCCTGGCGCGAGCGGTTCGCCGCCGAGGCGCGGGCGGAGCGGCCCGACCTGGCCGCGCTGTGCCTGCTGCTGGCCGCGGAGGGGGACCCCGAGCTCGACGAACGGGCGATGGACTGGGCACAGATCGAGCTGGACCGGCTGGCGGGGATGCTGCCGTACGGGCTGCGGGGCGCACGTGCGTGGGCTTCGGCGGTGAGTGAACTGCTGGGCGTGCGGATGGGGTTCCACGGGACGCCGGCCGACTACGACCGGCTCTCGTCCTCGCTGCTGCACGAGGTGCTGCGGCGGCGCCGGGGGCTGCCGATCCTGTTGTCCGTGGTGTGGCTGGAGGTGGCCCGGCGGGCCGGGGCTCCGGTGTACGGGCTGGCCCTGCCGGGGCACTTCGTGGTGGGCTTCGGGGATCCCGAGGAGGGCGTGGTCGTCGACCCCTTCGCGGGGGGCGCCTCGCTGGGCGCGGGTCCGGCGGAGCTGGCGGCGGGGCCGCGGACCGCGGCGCGCACGATGGACATCGTGCTGCGGATCCTGAACAACATCCGGGCGTGGGCCTCGTCGCGGCCCGAGCATTCCGGAGTGGCGCTGTGGGCGCTGGAGCTGGCGCTGCTGCTGCCCTCGCATCCTGCGGCGTTGCGGTACGAGCGGGCGAAGCTGCTGGTGGAGCGGGGGGAGTTCGCGGCGGGGGCGGCGGAGATGGAGTCCTACGCGGTGGTCGTGGACGTGATCGATCCGCCGTCGGCGGTGCGGATTCGTGCCGAGGCGATGGCGGCGCGGGCCCTGCTGAACTAG
- a CDS encoding TIGR00730 family Rossman fold protein produces the protein MGNPEGSARRRPEEQQLGPVLRRRGQVQAGSTTDQRLLDSAGPSEWVHTDPWRVLRIQSEFIEGFGTLAELPPAISVFGSARTPAGSPEYEAGVRIGGALVDAGFAVITGGGPGAMEAANKGAREAGGLSVGLGIELPFEQGLNEHVDLGLNFRYFFVRKTMFVKYSQGFVVLPGGLGTLDEMFEALTLVQTQKITRFPIVLFGTAYWSGLIDWLKNTVIAQGKASEKDLYLFHVTDDVDEAIALVTKEVGL, from the coding sequence ATGGGCAACCCTGAAGGGTCCGCTCGTCGTCGGCCCGAGGAGCAGCAGCTCGGGCCGGTGCTGAGGAGGCGGGGCCAGGTGCAGGCCGGCAGTACGACGGACCAGCGGCTGCTGGATTCGGCCGGGCCCTCCGAGTGGGTGCACACCGATCCGTGGCGGGTCCTGCGCATCCAGTCGGAGTTCATCGAGGGCTTCGGCACCCTGGCGGAGCTGCCGCCGGCGATCAGCGTGTTCGGCTCCGCCCGGACGCCGGCGGGCTCGCCGGAGTACGAGGCGGGCGTGCGGATCGGCGGCGCGCTCGTGGACGCCGGGTTCGCGGTGATCACGGGCGGCGGTCCCGGCGCCATGGAGGCGGCCAACAAGGGCGCGCGGGAAGCGGGCGGCCTCTCGGTCGGCCTGGGCATCGAGCTCCCCTTCGAGCAGGGCCTCAACGAGCACGTCGACCTCGGGCTGAACTTCCGCTACTTCTTCGTCCGCAAGACGATGTTCGTGAAGTACAGCCAGGGCTTCGTGGTCCTGCCGGGCGGTCTCGGCACCCTCGACGAGATGTTCGAGGCCCTGACCCTGGTCCAGACGCAGAAGATCACCCGCTTCCCGATCGTGCTGTTCGGCACGGCGTACTGGAGCGGGCTCATCGACTGGCTGAAGAACACGGTCATCGCCCAGGGCAAGGCCTCGGAGAAGGACCTCTACCTCTTCCACGTCACCGACGACGTGGACGAGGCGATCGCGCTCGTGACGAAGGAAGTCGGTCTGTAG
- a CDS encoding ABC transporter ATP-binding protein, whose translation MAESILVVEDLVKHYPLTQGILFKKQVGAVKAVDGVSFDLRAGETLGIVGESGCGKSTVAKMLVNLERPTAGAIRYKGEDLAKLSGRALKAVRRNIQMVFQDPYTSLNPRMTVGDIIGEPYEIHPEVAPKGDRRRKVQELLDVVGLNPEYINRYPHQFSGGQRQRIGIARGLALQPEIIVADEPVSALDVSVQAQVVNLLERLQDEFNLSYVFIAHDLSIVRHISDRVGVMYLGRIVEIGTDTQIYDHPTHPYTQALLSAVPVPDPQARAGRDRIILSGDVPSPANPPSGCRFRTRCWKAEARCASEVPLLEIPAFLPGGPTAHPSACHFASERAAVVPGPPPAGPPATPPGPPPGSLTKE comes from the coding sequence GTGGCTGAGTCCATCCTCGTGGTGGAGGACCTGGTCAAGCACTACCCGCTGACCCAGGGCATCCTCTTCAAGAAGCAGGTCGGCGCCGTCAAGGCCGTCGACGGGGTCTCCTTCGACCTGCGGGCCGGTGAAACCCTCGGCATCGTCGGGGAGTCCGGCTGCGGCAAGTCCACCGTCGCCAAGATGCTGGTCAACCTCGAACGCCCGACGGCGGGCGCGATCAGGTACAAGGGCGAGGACCTCGCCAAACTGTCCGGCCGCGCCCTGAAGGCCGTGCGCCGCAACATCCAGATGGTGTTCCAGGACCCGTACACCTCCCTTAACCCGCGCATGACCGTCGGCGACATCATCGGCGAGCCCTACGAGATCCACCCCGAGGTCGCTCCGAAGGGCGACCGGCGCCGCAAGGTGCAGGAGCTCCTGGACGTCGTCGGCCTCAACCCGGAGTACATCAACCGGTACCCGCACCAGTTCTCGGGCGGCCAGCGCCAGCGCATCGGCATCGCCCGCGGCCTCGCCCTCCAGCCCGAGATCATCGTCGCCGACGAGCCCGTCTCCGCCCTCGACGTCTCCGTACAGGCCCAGGTGGTCAACCTCCTGGAGCGGCTCCAGGACGAGTTCAACCTCTCCTACGTGTTCATCGCGCACGACCTCTCGATCGTCCGGCACATCTCCGACCGGGTCGGCGTCATGTACCTGGGCCGGATCGTCGAGATCGGCACCGACACCCAGATCTACGACCACCCCACCCACCCCTACACCCAGGCGCTGCTCTCCGCCGTCCCGGTCCCCGACCCGCAGGCCCGCGCGGGCCGCGACCGGATCATCCTCTCCGGCGACGTGCCCTCCCCGGCGAACCCGCCCTCGGGCTGCCGCTTCCGCACCCGCTGCTGGAAGGCCGAGGCGCGCTGCGCCTCGGAGGTCCCGCTCCTGGAGATCCCGGCGTTCCTCCCGGGCGGCCCGACGGCCCACCCCTCGGCCTGCCACTTCGCATCCGAGCGGGCCGCCGTCGTGCCGGGACCGCCGCCCGCGGGGCCGCCCGCGACGCCGCCGGGACCACCGCCGGGGTCGCTGACCAAGGAGTGA
- the mshB gene encoding N-acetyl-1-D-myo-inositol-2-amino-2-deoxy-alpha-D-glucopyranoside deacetylase codes for MNGLPARRLLLVHAHPDDESINNGVTMAKYAAEGVHVALVTCTLGEEGEVIPPELAHLTADRDDTLGAHRVGELAEAMRELGVADHRFLGGPGRFRDSGMMGAEQNRRPGAFWSADVDEAAGYLVEVIRELRPQVLVTYDPNGGYGHPDHIQAHRVATRAAELAAEPTYRRDLGAPHTIQKFYWNRVPRTVVEEGFSRLREAGSEVPFPAPAAVDDVPGVVADERITAEIGGDEAAEQAFVAAKTAAMRAHATQIAVDGPFFALSNDLAQPLFTHEYYELAAGLPGAAAGEREHDLFAGVRA; via the coding sequence ATGAACGGTCTTCCCGCCCGTCGGCTCCTGCTCGTGCACGCGCACCCGGACGACGAGTCCATCAACAACGGCGTCACCATGGCCAAGTACGCGGCCGAGGGCGTCCATGTCGCGTTGGTGACCTGCACGCTCGGCGAGGAGGGTGAGGTCATCCCGCCCGAACTCGCCCACCTGACGGCCGACCGCGACGACACCCTTGGCGCCCACCGCGTCGGCGAGCTCGCCGAGGCCATGCGCGAACTGGGCGTCGCCGACCACCGCTTCCTCGGCGGCCCCGGCCGCTTCCGCGACTCCGGAATGATGGGCGCCGAGCAGAACCGCCGGCCCGGCGCCTTTTGGTCCGCCGACGTGGACGAGGCCGCGGGGTACCTCGTAGAGGTGATCCGCGAACTGCGCCCCCAGGTCCTCGTCACCTACGACCCGAACGGCGGCTACGGCCACCCCGACCACATCCAGGCCCACCGCGTCGCCACCCGCGCCGCCGAACTGGCCGCGGAGCCCACGTACCGCCGTGACCTCGGGGCGCCGCACACCATCCAGAAGTTCTACTGGAACCGCGTCCCGCGCACGGTCGTCGAAGAGGGCTTCTCCCGGCTGCGCGAGGCCGGGAGCGAGGTGCCCTTCCCGGCGCCGGCCGCGGTGGACGACGTGCCGGGCGTGGTGGCCGACGAGCGGATCACCGCCGAGATCGGCGGGGACGAGGCGGCGGAGCAGGCGTTCGTGGCCGCCAAGACCGCCGCGATGCGCGCCCATGCCACCCAGATCGCGGTGGACGGGCCCTTCTTCGCGCTCTCCAACGACCTGGCCCAGCCGCTGTTCACCCACGAGTACTACGAGTTGGCCGCGGGCCTGCCCGGCGCCGCGGCGGGCGAGCGCGAGCACGACCTCTTCGCGGGGGTGCGGGCATGA
- the dapE gene encoding succinyl-diaminopimelate desuccinylase has product MSESELDLTLDAAELTARLVDIPSVSGDEKVLADLVEHALRGLPHLTVDRFGNNVVARTHLGRAERVVLAGHLDTVPIADNVPSRLDENDVLWGCGTTDMKSGVAVQLRIAATVPEPNRDLTFVFYDQEEVAADLNGLGKVAEAHPDWLTGDFAVLLEPSNAEVEGGCQGTLRVLLHTTGERAHSARSWMGSNAIHAASPILATLAAYEPRKPVIDGLEYHEGLNAVRIEGGVANNVIPHECTVTVNFRFAPDRSVDEAIAHVREVFADCGVDEFVVDDFSPGALPGLSHPAAAAFMEAVGGHAMPKFGWTDVSRFSALGVPAVNYGPGDALLAHKADERVETKAILHCEERLRAWLTA; this is encoded by the coding sequence ATGTCCGAATCCGAGCTGGACCTCACCCTGGACGCCGCCGAGCTGACCGCCCGGCTCGTCGACATTCCCTCCGTGAGCGGTGACGAGAAGGTACTCGCCGACCTCGTGGAACACGCCTTGCGCGGCCTGCCGCACCTGACCGTGGACCGCTTCGGCAACAACGTGGTCGCGCGCACGCACCTGGGCCGCGCCGAACGCGTCGTACTCGCCGGGCACCTCGACACCGTGCCGATCGCCGACAACGTGCCCTCCCGCCTCGACGAGAACGACGTCCTGTGGGGATGCGGCACCACCGACATGAAGTCGGGCGTCGCCGTACAACTGCGCATCGCGGCCACGGTCCCCGAGCCCAACCGGGACCTCACCTTCGTCTTCTACGACCAGGAAGAGGTCGCCGCCGACCTCAACGGCCTCGGCAAGGTCGCCGAAGCCCACCCCGACTGGCTGACCGGCGACTTCGCCGTCCTCCTCGAACCCTCCAACGCCGAGGTCGAGGGCGGCTGCCAGGGCACCCTGCGCGTCCTGCTCCACACGACCGGCGAGCGCGCCCACTCCGCGCGCAGCTGGATGGGCTCCAACGCCATCCACGCGGCGAGCCCGATCCTGGCGACGCTGGCGGCGTACGAGCCCCGCAAGCCCGTGATCGACGGCCTGGAGTACCACGAGGGCCTCAACGCGGTCCGCATCGAGGGCGGCGTCGCCAACAACGTCATCCCGCACGAGTGCACCGTCACGGTCAACTTCCGCTTCGCCCCCGACCGGAGCGTGGACGAGGCGATCGCCCACGTCCGCGAGGTGTTCGCGGACTGCGGCGTCGACGAGTTCGTCGTCGACGACTTCTCGCCCGGCGCCCTGCCCGGCCTCTCCCACCCGGCCGCCGCGGCCTTCATGGAGGCCGTCGGAGGACACGCCATGCCGAAGTTCGGCTGGACGGACGTCTCCCGCTTCAGCGCGCTGGGCGTCCCGGCGGTCAACTACGGCCCGGGCGACGCCCTGCTGGCCCACAAGGCCGACGAGCGCGTCGAAACGAAGGCGATCCTCCACTGCGAGGAACGACTCCGCGCCTGGCTGACCGCCTGA